A window of Flammeovirga kamogawensis genomic DNA:
GCAAAAAGGTATTAGGTTTTTACTATCTATTTAATGGATTATTTTCTTTTTAATAACTGATACACCAACTGCGTCATTCCTTTGCTCTGATATCGTTAAATACAGTAGTTATCAGCACCTTCAAAGAAATTTATTACTTAAAAATGAATAACAATTGGAAACAATTGATAAATGTAGCATTTTGCCTCGAATAAATTAAATATTTACTAGAATGACTATAAACAATACTCACCTATTACTACTATCTACTTTATTTTCTATCACCTTTCTGTCCTCTTGCCAAAAGACAATTGAAAATAAAATTTCAAAAAATGACGATCTACATTTAGATGTCTTTTTCGATAGTGTTTTTTTATCAGATTTAAATAAAAGCCCTGAATCTTTAACCTATAGAGGTGATAAATTCCAAAATGATGAATGGGATGATTACTCTGAAAGTGCATTTTATAAAACTTTTAGAGATAAAGAACATGCTTTAAATGAATCTAAAAAATTCAACACTCTTAACTTTTCACCAAGTAGAGCTTTAAGTTTAAAATTATTTCAGGATGAATTAAAATTAAATCTTGATGGAGAACGCTACCATATGTATGAGTATACTTTTAATCAAATGTTTGGTGCTCAAAGCGAATCTGCTTCATTTCTAATCGGTTTTCATCAAATTGATTCTAAAAAAGATGCAGAAGCCTATATAGAAAGAATAAAAAAAGTACCTGAATTAATGCAACAAAAAATTGCTAAATCTGAAATGGCAAGTGAAGTTGGTTTTAGGTTACCTAAATTTTTATTCCCAAAAGTTTTAGATGATTGTGAGAATTTACTTAAAGGAAGTCCATTAGATAAATCAACAACTCTTCATCCTTTAGTTAGTGATTTCAATAATAAGTTAAGTGCATTAAAATTACCTTCTAACGAAGAAGAACAATTAAAAAAAGATATGCATCATGCTATGGTGTATTACTACGGGCCTACATATAGAAAACTCATTCATTACCTTAAAAAAGAAGAGCAACTTTCTAATAATGATGCAGGTGTATGGCGCTTAAAAGATGGCGATGAATACTATGCTTTTTGCTTAAAGAAAATTACTTCTACCGATCTTACGGCTACACAAATTCATGATTTAGGTTTAAAAGAAGTAGAAAGAATACATAATGAGATGAAAATTATTAAAGAAAAAGTTGGCTTTGAAGGAGACTTACAAGCCTTTTTTCAGTACATGAAATCATCTCCTCAATTCTACTATGCAAATACAACGGAAGGTAAACAAGAATACCTACTTAAAGCAACTTCAGTTATTGATAACATGAAAGGTCGTTTAGACGAACTCTTCATTACTAAACCAAAAGCTGAAATTATTGTAAAAAGAGTAGAAGAATTTAGAGAAGCAACAGCTGGAAAAGCTTTTTATAATAAACCTGCTAAAGATGGGTCAAGACCTGGATATTATTATGCAAACCTTTATGATATGAAAGGGATGCCTAAATATGAAATGGAAGCATTAGCTTATCATGAAGGAATACCGGGACACCACATGCAATTAGCTTTAACACAAGAATTATCAGATCTTCCAGAATTTAGAAAATCTGGTGAATACACTGCTTACATAGAAGGATGGGGTTTATACGCTGAGTTCATTCCTAAAGAATTAGGCTTTTATAATGATCCATATTCTGACTTTGGCCGTTTATCTATGGAGCTCTGGAGGTCGTGTCGTCTTGTAGTAGATACAGGGATTCATGATAGAAAATGGACAAGAGAAGAAGGTATTTCTTATTACACTTCTAATACTCCTGCTGCTTATGGACAATGCGAAAAAATGGTTGACAGACACATTGTAATGCCTGGGCAAGCAACTGCTTATAAAATTGGAATGGATAAAATTTTAGCTCTTAGAGAAAAAGCTAAAGCTACACTCGGTAGTCAATTTGATATTAGACAATTCCATGAGGTAGTATTAAGTAACGGACCAATTCCATTATCAACTTTAGAATATCTTGTTGATAATTATATTCATAAGAATAATCAGATACTATAATTTTAATAGTATTATTCAACATAAAAGCTATTAATTTTTAGCGGAAGCAAAAAACTGTCTTATTTTTGATATACTCATTATCTAAATAAGACAGTTTTACTTTATCACATATAACTTGAAATCTAAATCAACCCTATTCTTGCTTATTTTTTTGAGCAGTACTACTTTTCTATTTGGACAAAATACACCAAAGATTTTATCTGGTTTAACTGACTATATAGAAACCATATCAGATAAAAATTCTTTTCCAGATCAATATCATTTTGATTATGCTTATAAAGTCACGCATAATCATAGTAATGATAGTATAGAAAACTTTATTATTTACTCAGCTGAAAAAGGAAATTATTTTGCTTTATCAAAAGATCTTTCTGATACCGAATTAATGGTTTTTGATCTTTCTAAAAATTACTTAATTACTTTTTGTTCAATAGATAATAATCAATATGCTATTTCTGGGCCTTTGTCGTTCTTTGATCAATTTAAGGTTGATCAAAAAGTCTATAATTTCACAAAAAACTTAGAGAAAGGGAAAGACAAAAAAAAGATAAAACATATTAGTTATACATCTTCTTATAAAGGTGTTATTACTGAAATAGACATTACAAACGAGAAAAAATTTAAAAATAATGGATTTAAAAAAGGATTTTGGATGATAATTCAAGAATCTAATTCAACACCAACACCACTAATTGAAAAAGGTAGTATTTTAGAAATCCGAACAAAAACCTCTAAAAACCAATCAAAAGCTAGTATTAATGAGGTTATTAAATTGGATAAAAATATTATTCTTTCAAATTATAAATTGATTGATTTTGGTGCTTTAGAGCAAGTTAAAAAAGACTCTTTATAAGAACGTTTTACTACTTAACATCAACAATGATAGTTTATTTACTAACCATACTCTTATTTATACTCTTCCTTATTGTAGGAACCGCTATTTATTCGGTTTACCTCCCTGTTTCTG
This region includes:
- a CDS encoding DUF885 domain-containing protein, encoding MTINNTHLLLLSTLFSITFLSSCQKTIENKISKNDDLHLDVFFDSVFLSDLNKSPESLTYRGDKFQNDEWDDYSESAFYKTFRDKEHALNESKKFNTLNFSPSRALSLKLFQDELKLNLDGERYHMYEYTFNQMFGAQSESASFLIGFHQIDSKKDAEAYIERIKKVPELMQQKIAKSEMASEVGFRLPKFLFPKVLDDCENLLKGSPLDKSTTLHPLVSDFNNKLSALKLPSNEEEQLKKDMHHAMVYYYGPTYRKLIHYLKKEEQLSNNDAGVWRLKDGDEYYAFCLKKITSTDLTATQIHDLGLKEVERIHNEMKIIKEKVGFEGDLQAFFQYMKSSPQFYYANTTEGKQEYLLKATSVIDNMKGRLDELFITKPKAEIIVKRVEEFREATAGKAFYNKPAKDGSRPGYYYANLYDMKGMPKYEMEALAYHEGIPGHHMQLALTQELSDLPEFRKSGEYTAYIEGWGLYAEFIPKELGFYNDPYSDFGRLSMELWRSCRLVVDTGIHDRKWTREEGISYYTSNTPAAYGQCEKMVDRHIVMPGQATAYKIGMDKILALREKAKATLGSQFDIRQFHEVVLSNGPIPLSTLEYLVDNYIHKNNQIL